One genomic window of Bacteroidota bacterium includes the following:
- a CDS encoding NUDIX domain-containing protein, translated as MEKIEQHELTGNINFVSSQPEKLFENFCSLYKLIEAAGGIIKNTEGQLLFIFRLGTWDLPKGKANEGEDARETALREVEEETGVQNAEITVELPSTYHTYSISGKRILKKTRWFEMKCPEQQNLIPQIEEDITGLKWFSPNQIQEVLDNTYPSLIPLLRSVI; from the coding sequence GTGGAAAAAATTGAACAGCACGAGTTAACAGGCAATATTAATTTTGTTAGCTCTCAGCCTGAAAAACTATTTGAAAATTTCTGTTCACTCTATAAATTAATAGAAGCTGCCGGAGGAATAATAAAAAATACTGAGGGACAACTATTATTTATTTTCAGACTCGGCACCTGGGATTTGCCCAAAGGGAAAGCAAATGAGGGTGAAGACGCTCGCGAAACGGCACTGAGAGAGGTTGAAGAAGAAACAGGGGTGCAAAATGCCGAGATTACAGTTGAGCTGCCATCCACCTATCATACATATTCAATCAGCGGCAAAAGGATTCTTAAGAAAACACGATGGTTTGAAATGAAATGCCCTGAACAGCAAAACCTCATCCCACAAATAGAAGAAGATATTACCGGACTGAAATGGTTTTCACCGAATCAAATTCAGGAAGTTCTCGACAACACCTACCCTTCTTTAATTCCACTTCTCAGGTCGGTTATTTAA
- a CDS encoding biotin--[acetyl-CoA-carboxylase] ligase, whose protein sequence is MPLANLIRLESAGSTNEYASHLLQNSAAAEFTVIWALGQYSGRGTGGSSWESEPGKNLTFSMVLYPYFLDVSNQFILTRFIALGVHDYISSQLPNETVTIKWPNDIYIGNRKVAGILTENSIMDGKFRHSVIGIGININQLIFPSEITNPVSLKGITGNSYNLEDSLKNVCSAIISRYQQLSRNPSEISADEYISKLYRFNVFAKYRFRNRVISARITGIDEVGWLQLEVSDGEKISCDLKEIVFLHEV, encoded by the coding sequence ATGCCTCTCGCCAACCTCATCAGACTCGAATCGGCCGGCTCTACAAACGAATATGCATCACACCTCCTGCAAAACTCTGCTGCGGCTGAATTTACTGTTATATGGGCGCTTGGTCAATATTCGGGAAGAGGCACGGGTGGCAGTTCATGGGAAAGTGAGCCGGGAAAAAATCTGACATTCAGCATGGTGCTTTACCCCTATTTTCTGGATGTAAGCAATCAGTTTATTCTTACACGCTTTATTGCCCTAGGCGTACATGATTATATAAGTTCACAGTTGCCGAATGAAACGGTAACTATAAAATGGCCCAATGATATTTATATCGGGAACAGAAAGGTAGCAGGAATCCTTACAGAGAATTCAATAATGGACGGCAAATTCAGGCATTCCGTTATTGGCATCGGCATCAATATTAACCAGCTTATTTTTCCTTCAGAAATCACTAATCCTGTTTCACTCAAAGGCATTACCGGTAATAGCTATAATCTCGAGGATTCGCTGAAAAATGTTTGCAGCGCCATTATTTCGCGCTATCAGCAGCTCTCACGAAATCCGTCGGAGATATCGGCTGATGAGTACATCAGCAAGTTATACCGCTTCAATGTATTTGCAAAATACCGCTTTCGAAACAGGGTAATTAGTGCCCGAATAACAGGTATTGACGAAGTCGGATGGCTTCAACTTGAGGTCTCGGATGGTGAAAAAATCAGTTGCGACCTGAAAGAAATTGTGTTCCTTCATGAAGTGTAA
- the ftsH gene encoding ATP-dependent zinc metalloprotease FtsH: MAKQGNNGPGGGLPGGNNQSPKRKFSFYWIYGILLVIFLALNFYDWKGGTKEVSPAQFEKMMTKHDVEKIIVINKEKAEVFIKKEALERDTTYKAVKQGTGSSLNTGPHYEFTIGSVDDFKKDLRDLESRMLVADTTGKTPAQKAVVLAKKDQVLVSYENRRNWGGDILGWLLPIIVLVVIWFVIMRMMGRGSGGAGQIFNVGKSKAQLFDKNTSVSVTFNDVAGMEEAKVEIMEIVDFLKEPKKYTTLGGKIPKGALLVGPPGTGKTLLAKAVAGEAKVPFFSLSGSDFVEMFVGVGASRVRDLFKQAKEKAPCIIFIDEIDAIGRARGRNPLSGSNDERENTLNQLLTEMDGFTSNTGVIILAATNRADILDRALLRAGRFDRQIYIELPDLDERKGIFKVHVKPLKLAQDLDIDFLARQTPGFSGADIANVCNESALIAARKNKKSIEKQDFIDAIDRIIGGLEKRNKIISMDEKKVIAYHEAGHAAISWMVEFASPLVKVTIVPRGKALGAAWYLPEERQITTYDQIFDELCAALGGRASEEVNFGKVSTGALNDLERVTKAAYAMTVFYGLNDRIGNISYYDSAGQQEFSMTKPYSEKTAEVIDEEISKVVETAYTRSISIITENKEKVAALAELLLEKEVIYREDVERIFGKRLFDSEKVSEQLARDSETIANEMKRKKTDPDGSLSNGGEFGKVISDDISIVEKKEDNLNN; this comes from the coding sequence ATGGCTAAACAAGGCAATAATGGACCCGGCGGCGGATTGCCCGGCGGAAACAACCAGTCACCAAAACGAAAATTCAGTTTTTATTGGATATACGGCATATTGCTGGTGATATTTCTGGCGCTTAATTTTTATGACTGGAAAGGCGGGACAAAAGAAGTCAGCCCTGCTCAGTTTGAGAAAATGATGACCAAACACGATGTCGAAAAAATCATCGTCATCAACAAAGAAAAAGCAGAGGTTTTCATTAAAAAGGAAGCACTCGAAAGAGATACAACCTACAAAGCTGTGAAGCAGGGAACGGGCAGCTCATTGAACACAGGCCCTCATTACGAATTTACTATTGGCTCTGTTGATGATTTCAAAAAAGACCTGCGCGATTTAGAATCACGGATGCTTGTTGCTGATACTACTGGAAAGACTCCCGCTCAAAAAGCAGTTGTGCTGGCTAAAAAAGATCAGGTGCTCGTATCATACGAAAATCGTCGTAATTGGGGTGGCGACATTCTGGGATGGCTGCTGCCAATCATTGTTCTCGTGGTGATATGGTTTGTGATAATGCGAATGATGGGCAGAGGTTCAGGCGGTGCCGGACAGATATTCAATGTTGGAAAATCAAAAGCACAACTGTTTGATAAAAACACAAGCGTTTCTGTTACATTCAACGATGTGGCCGGCATGGAAGAGGCCAAAGTTGAGATTATGGAAATCGTAGATTTCCTGAAAGAGCCTAAAAAATATACAACACTCGGCGGTAAAATTCCGAAAGGCGCTTTGCTGGTTGGTCCTCCGGGAACAGGAAAAACATTGCTTGCCAAGGCTGTTGCCGGTGAAGCAAAGGTTCCTTTCTTTTCACTTTCAGGATCTGATTTTGTTGAAATGTTTGTGGGCGTTGGCGCATCCCGCGTTCGTGACCTTTTTAAACAAGCCAAAGAAAAAGCGCCCTGCATTATTTTCATTGATGAAATTGATGCGATTGGTCGTGCCCGCGGGCGCAATCCGCTTTCAGGTTCAAACGATGAACGTGAGAATACGCTCAATCAGCTGCTCACCGAAATGGACGGATTTACCAGTAATACCGGGGTTATTATTCTTGCCGCTACCAACCGTGCCGACATTCTTGACCGAGCATTGCTGCGTGCAGGCCGCTTCGACCGTCAGATTTACATTGAGCTTCCTGACCTGGATGAACGCAAAGGCATTTTCAAAGTACACGTTAAGCCACTAAAGCTTGCTCAGGATCTGGATATCGATTTTCTGGCAAGGCAGACTCCCGGTTTCTCGGGCGCCGATATTGCAAACGTGTGTAACGAATCGGCACTTATAGCCGCACGCAAGAATAAAAAGAGTATCGAAAAACAGGATTTTATTGATGCTATTGACCGCATTATTGGCGGACTTGAGAAGAGAAACAAGATTATTTCAATGGACGAGAAAAAAGTGATTGCCTACCACGAAGCCGGCCATGCGGCCATTAGCTGGATGGTTGAATTTGCTTCACCTCTCGTAAAAGTTACCATCGTGCCTCGCGGAAAAGCATTGGGCGCTGCCTGGTACCTGCCTGAAGAACGTCAGATAACAACCTACGATCAGATATTTGATGAGCTTTGTGCGGCACTTGGCGGACGTGCATCCGAAGAAGTGAACTTCGGAAAAGTTTCTACAGGTGCACTGAACGATCTGGAACGCGTTACCAAAGCCGCTTATGCCATGACTGTGTTCTATGGCCTCAATGACAGAATCGGCAACATCAGCTATTATGATTCGGCCGGCCAGCAGGAGTTTTCAATGACGAAACCCTATAGTGAAAAAACGGCTGAGGTTATAGACGAGGAAATCAGTAAGGTGGTGGAAACTGCTTACACACGCTCCATTTCTATTATTACCGAGAATAAAGAAAAAGTAGCTGCTCTTGCCGAATTACTTCTCGAGAAAGAAGTGATTTACCGCGAAGATGTGGAACGTATTTTCGGAAAACGGCTGTTTGATTCAGAAAAAGTTTCGGAACAACTGGCACGTGATTCAGAAACAATAGCGAATGAAATGAAACGCAAGAAAACCGATCCTGACGGCTCCCTGAGTAACGGAGGTGAATTTGGAAAAGTAATTTCTGACGATATCAGCATCGTTGAAAAAAAGGAAGACAACCTGAATAATTAA
- the rsfS gene encoding ribosome silencing factor — translation MAGRKKKSETEILSGLIIKGIQDKKGKDIVQLDLTNVKNAICDSFIICHGTSRVQVEALANAIEAEVTKAVGVKPSHREGFENAEWILLDYFNVVVHVFQENIRGFYKLENLWADAEINHFES, via the coding sequence ATGGCAGGACGAAAAAAGAAGAGCGAAACAGAAATACTCTCAGGGTTAATCATTAAAGGCATTCAGGATAAAAAGGGCAAAGACATTGTTCAACTCGACCTTACAAATGTAAAGAATGCAATTTGCGACAGTTTTATTATTTGCCATGGTACATCGCGGGTGCAGGTTGAAGCGCTTGCCAATGCTATAGAAGCTGAAGTAACCAAAGCTGTTGGTGTTAAACCCTCTCACCGCGAGGGATTTGAAAATGCAGAATGGATACTGCTCGACTATTTCAACGTAGTGGTGCATGTTTTTCAGGAGAATATTCGCGGCTTTTATAAACTCGAAAATCTATGGGCCGACGCTGAGATCAATCATTTTGAGTCATAG
- a CDS encoding phosphatidate cytidylyltransferase: MKTIVTRTISGAVFVFLVIFSMYWNKFAFAGIFMVFTAIGLMEFYRMATNETVKPQKVSGVISGALSYIAVALFAHNLVDYRVFFILLPVFCFIIISELYRNKEHPFTNIAMTLFGICYVAFPLAALNFFFSPFLLRGESNPGLLLSFFIILWTSDTMAYLSGRTFGKHHLFERISPKKTWEGSIGGALFGVVAAWIITLFLPEFSLIPLIIISIIIIVFGTLGDLAESMLKRSAGVKDSGTIMPGHGGILDRFDGVLLAAPAVLFYLLLQKLF, encoded by the coding sequence TTGAAAACCATCGTTACACGAACCATATCAGGTGCCGTCTTTGTGTTCCTTGTCATCTTTTCAATGTATTGGAACAAATTCGCCTTTGCCGGTATATTCATGGTTTTTACTGCTATTGGCCTGATGGAGTTTTACCGCATGGCCACGAATGAAACGGTGAAACCACAAAAAGTGAGTGGTGTTATCAGTGGTGCTTTGAGTTATATTGCTGTTGCTTTGTTTGCGCACAACCTTGTTGATTACCGCGTCTTTTTCATCCTGCTTCCCGTCTTTTGTTTTATAATTATCAGCGAGCTTTACCGAAACAAAGAACATCCGTTCACAAATATCGCCATGACCTTGTTTGGTATTTGCTACGTAGCATTTCCGCTGGCAGCACTCAACTTCTTCTTCAGCCCGTTTTTGCTGAGAGGCGAAAGTAACCCGGGTTTATTGCTTTCGTTCTTCATCATCCTCTGGACATCAGACACCATGGCTTATCTGAGTGGGAGGACATTTGGAAAACATCATTTATTTGAACGTATCTCACCGAAAAAAACATGGGAAGGAAGTATTGGCGGTGCACTTTTTGGTGTGGTGGCGGCATGGATCATTACACTCTTTCTGCCGGAATTTTCTTTGATACCATTAATCATCATTTCTATTATTATTATTGTTTTCGGAACACTGGGCGATTTAGCAGAATCGATGTTAAAGCGCAGTGCCGGTGTAAAAGATTCGGGTACGATTATGCCGGGACACGGAGGAATTCTGGACCGTTTTGATGGTGTATTGCTGGCGGCACCGGCCGTGCTATTTTATTTATTGCTTCAAAAATTATTTTAA
- a CDS encoding SRPBCC family protein, whose amino-acid sequence MADISSEKKLIRCDAAEIYNFLADFNNFESLMPAQVTNWKSDTDTCSFTIQGIGEVKLKIVEKLPHTKIVIIPDAGTKIPFTFKLICLLQTIEASSTETIIKFEHEMPMMIAMMAGRPLQNLVDILSTKLKERFDQKTGQ is encoded by the coding sequence ATGGCCGATATTTCAAGCGAAAAAAAACTAATCCGTTGCGACGCAGCAGAGATTTATAATTTTCTGGCTGATTTCAATAATTTTGAATCACTGATGCCGGCTCAGGTTACTAACTGGAAGTCGGATACCGATACCTGCTCTTTTACAATTCAGGGAATAGGAGAAGTGAAACTGAAAATTGTTGAGAAGCTCCCTCACACTAAAATTGTGATTATTCCCGATGCCGGAACGAAGATTCCGTTTACATTCAAACTTATCTGTCTGCTCCAAACCATTGAAGCAAGCAGCACCGAGACCATTATTAAATTTGAGCATGAGATGCCGATGATGATTGCCATGATGGCAGGTCGTCCGTTGCAAAATCTGGTTGATATCCTTTCAACCAAACTCAAAGAGCGCTTCGATCAAAAGACCGGCCAGTAA
- the pyrE gene encoding orotate phosphoribosyltransferase gives MKINDDRSLKIAQYLLQIKAIKLNLQKPFTWASGWKSPIYCDNRKTLSYPVIRTYIRQQFCQVINEEFSKPEVIAAVATGAIAMGALVAQDLGLPFVYVRSSAKDHGLENAIEGVIESGQSVVVIEDLISTGASSLKAVEILRKAGCDVKGMASIFTYGFPQAVDSFKKAKVKLCPLSDYNYLLKHALESNFIREAELAPLAEWREAPELWGIKK, from the coding sequence ATGAAAATTAATGACGACAGGTCTTTAAAAATTGCTCAGTATCTTTTACAAATAAAAGCAATTAAACTGAATTTGCAAAAACCGTTTACCTGGGCATCAGGTTGGAAGTCGCCCATATATTGTGATAATCGCAAAACCTTATCGTATCCGGTAATTCGTACTTATATTCGTCAGCAGTTCTGTCAGGTGATAAATGAAGAGTTCAGTAAGCCTGAAGTTATTGCAGCAGTCGCAACAGGTGCAATTGCAATGGGTGCCTTGGTAGCACAGGATTTGGGGCTGCCTTTTGTTTATGTACGTTCGTCTGCAAAAGATCACGGTTTGGAGAATGCTATTGAAGGCGTGATTGAGAGTGGGCAATCGGTTGTTGTTATTGAAGACCTTATTTCTACCGGAGCCAGCAGTCTGAAGGCTGTTGAGATTCTGCGCAAAGCAGGCTGTGATGTTAAAGGCATGGCTTCGATTTTTACCTATGGATTTCCACAGGCAGTAGATAGCTTTAAAAAGGCCAAGGTAAAACTGTGTCCTCTTTCCGACTATAATTATTTGTTAAAGCATGCGCTGGAAAGCAATTTCATCAGAGAAGCTGAACTGGCGCCCCTTGCCGAATGGCGTGAAGCTCCGGAACTGTGGGGCATAAAAAAGTAA
- a CDS encoding lactate utilization protein: MDDTTSREKILKKVRNASINAAENLYTEVDTTSPIYPEMAETADISFAQAFTAISGNFVYCENTAEIISNLSELIKEKEWDHLYCFEKSLAALLTKGGVPFSSDETTILDAHVGITGCEYLIARLGSVMVSSRQGSGRRLFVYPEVHIVIASSSQLMPDLPEALTALREKYAVNMPSLVSLISGPSRTADIEKTLVMGAHGPKEIYVFFCEEELMPA, translated from the coding sequence ATGGATGATACAACATCAAGGGAGAAAATCCTGAAGAAAGTAAGAAACGCAAGCATCAACGCGGCAGAAAATTTATATACCGAGGTTGATACCACATCGCCCATTTATCCTGAAATGGCCGAAACTGCCGATATTTCTTTTGCACAGGCATTTACTGCTATTTCGGGAAATTTCGTGTACTGCGAAAATACGGCCGAAATTATAAGTAACCTGAGTGAACTCATCAAAGAGAAAGAATGGGATCATCTTTACTGTTTCGAGAAATCATTAGCCGCACTTCTTACAAAAGGGGGTGTGCCTTTTTCATCTGACGAAACAACAATTCTGGATGCACACGTTGGCATTACCGGCTGCGAATACTTAATTGCACGCTTAGGCAGCGTAATGGTATCGTCCAGACAAGGTTCGGGTCGCAGGCTCTTTGTTTATCCCGAAGTGCATATTGTTATTGCCTCATCGTCGCAGCTTATGCCCGATCTTCCTGAAGCACTAACCGCCCTGCGCGAAAAATATGCGGTAAATATGCCGTCACTGGTTTCACTGATTTCAGGACCCAGCCGCACGGCCGATATTGAAAAAACACTGGTAATGGGCGCTCATGGACCCAAAGAAATTTATGTATTCTTTTGCGAAGAAGAATTAATGCCCGCATAG
- a CDS encoding phosphatidylserine decarboxylase family protein, with protein sequence MRLHKEGNIIIFTVLIGLALLNGAVWFVYPFFTVVHGFIFLLSLVFLFLIVRFFRIPKRKYILDDNTVLSSADGTVVAIERVDEKKYFNEPRIQVSIFMSVHNVHQNLFPITGRVAVADYIPGKYLIAHHPKSSEENEMEVTVVRRPDGKSVLVRQIAGIMARRVICYAKPGDDVKQCDELGFIKFGSRNDLLLPVDAVVKVKIGDKVKAGITAIATL encoded by the coding sequence ATGAGATTACACAAAGAAGGAAATATTATCATTTTCACGGTATTGATTGGCTTAGCTTTGCTAAACGGCGCTGTATGGTTTGTTTATCCGTTTTTTACGGTAGTGCACGGTTTTATTTTTCTGCTATCGCTGGTTTTTTTATTTCTGATTGTGCGATTTTTCAGGATTCCCAAAAGAAAATATATATTGGACGACAATACAGTTCTGAGCTCTGCAGACGGCACGGTTGTGGCCATTGAACGGGTGGATGAAAAGAAATATTTCAATGAGCCGCGCATTCAGGTTTCCATTTTTATGTCGGTGCATAACGTGCATCAGAACTTATTTCCGATTACGGGAAGGGTGGCTGTTGCCGATTACATTCCGGGAAAATATCTGATAGCACATCATCCGAAATCGTCAGAGGAAAACGAAATGGAAGTTACCGTTGTCCGCCGCCCCGATGGCAAAAGTGTTCTGGTACGTCAAATAGCGGGAATCATGGCGCGTCGTGTAATCTGCTATGCAAAACCCGGCGATGACGTGAAGCAATGTGATGAACTCGGCTTCATTAAATTCGGTTCACGCAACGACCTTTTACTGCCTGTTGACGCGGTGGTTAAAGTAAAAATTGGGGATAAGGTAAAAGCCGGCATTACTGCCATTGCAACACTTTAG
- a CDS encoding DUF2007 domain-containing protein produces MEEGWSRIYSTADPVKIEILKSMLEEENIQAVVINKQDSSYLFGESEVYVSSDDALAALQIIRNAEF; encoded by the coding sequence ATGGAAGAAGGATGGAGCAGAATATACAGTACCGCCGATCCCGTGAAGATAGAAATATTGAAATCTATGCTTGAGGAGGAAAATATCCAAGCTGTTGTAATCAATAAACAGGATTCGTCGTACTTATTTGGCGAGTCCGAAGTATATGTATCTTCTGATGATGCGCTTGCCGCACTTCAGATAATAAGAAATGCTGAATTTTGA
- a CDS encoding YjjG family noncanonical pyrimidine nucleotidase gives MRTYKHIFFDLDKTIWDFDANSTETLRELFSEFELTEKGCPSYEVFHDRYNLHNTALWDAYRENRVTKEELSLQRFLLPLAEFGINDEKLAASISDAYVDRLPLKTKLFPGVFELLEYTFSKYKLHIITNGFAEIQYRKLALSGLDRYFDQVITSEESGFKKPDERIFLHALNCAQALPEESMMIGDDIEVDLLPAKALGLAQVYVNFTKKPHQYQLMHEVSALSEIETLL, from the coding sequence GTGAGAACCTACAAACACATTTTTTTTGATCTCGATAAAACCATCTGGGATTTTGACGCGAACTCAACCGAAACGCTGAGGGAATTGTTTTCAGAATTTGAACTTACGGAAAAAGGGTGTCCTTCCTACGAAGTTTTTCACGATCGCTATAATCTGCATAATACGGCCTTGTGGGATGCATACCGCGAAAACAGGGTAACCAAAGAAGAACTTTCACTGCAACGGTTTTTGCTGCCGCTTGCGGAATTTGGCATCAACGATGAAAAACTTGCAGCTTCCATTTCTGATGCCTATGTTGACCGTCTTCCGCTTAAAACAAAATTATTTCCGGGAGTTTTTGAATTGCTTGAATACACGTTTTCAAAATACAAACTGCACATTATTACCAATGGTTTTGCAGAAATACAATATCGCAAATTAGCACTATCAGGGCTGGACCGTTATTTTGACCAGGTAATTACATCAGAAGAATCGGGTTTCAAAAAACCGGACGAACGCATTTTCCTTCATGCGCTTAATTGCGCACAAGCATTGCCCGAAGAAAGTATGATGATAGGTGATGATATAGAAGTGGATTTGCTTCCCGCGAAGGCGCTGGGATTAGCACAGGTGTATGTGAACTTTACCAAAAAGCCGCATCAGTACCAACTCATGCATGAAGTATCAGCGCTCAGCGAAATTGAGACGCTATTATAA